The Meriones unguiculatus strain TT.TT164.6M chromosome 16, Bangor_MerUng_6.1, whole genome shotgun sequence genomic sequence CATGTAGTCGTGCGGCGGGCGCCTGGGCTCCAACAGAGCCAGTCCTGGACCCTGCGGCGGCGGGGGCAGAGGGGACGTCACTCCGGGACCCCCGGGGGTCCCGCCTGCGTAGGGCTGTGGGAAGGACAGGGGGGAAAGGGACGTTACGCCTACACTCCCGGTGCTTGCCAGCGGTTGGCCAGTTGGCAGAGAGGTTTTGAGAACATGAGTCCAAGGTTTACGGGGAGGAAAGTCAACGCACTGAGCTTTCCTGACAGTGAAATCGGCCCAGCCCCCCTCATTGTGTCATTAACCCATATTCCTGTAAATGCCCACACTGTCTTACAGGGAATGGCTTATGGGTCTGCTCTGCCCTTCTGTTCCTGTTTCCATCCTCCTTGGCACCCCCCGGCCCAGGCTTCGGCCCTGCTCTAACCCTGGCTTCCCAggtcccttttcttcctctccctccaagAGGTTTCCTTCTTTCAGACCTCCTCTTGACTGACTTCTGAACCGCCCAAGCCTTGACCTTTGACCCCACAGGCACCCTCCCCCCAACCAGGTCCACCACCTTCCCAccccagccccttccctctctcctcttctgcccAGGGCTTGTTACCCGGTCGGCCtggctctgtttctctctcccagcTTCCCGTTTGTCCCCGTTGCGTCTGCCTCCCCGGGCTCCCAGGTCCTGCCAACCCCCGCACCACACTCACCGTGCCGACCGGATACACCGGAACATAAGCAGTGCAGGGCTGCAGCTGCAGCGGGTAGCCCGGCGCCACGTAGCCCCCCAGCGGCAACGTGCCCACCGCCCCCGCGTGCGTGGGCACCACGAAGCCCGGGGCTTGGGCCGTCGGGGCTGGCgctggcgggggcggggcggcggCCGCAGGCGGGGGCGGGGGAAGTGGGCCCTCGAAGCGAGTCTCCTGCAGATAAGGGTCGGGTGGCATGCGGGGTAAGGTAGCACAGCCGGGCGGTGGACCCCCAGCGGCGGGGCCGGGCGGCGCGTGGTGGGGGGGGCCGCGGGAGCGTGGCGGAGGACGAGGCCCCGCGCTGAGCGCTGGCCGCGGCAGAGGCCAGGCCACCTGCCCCCAGGCGCGGGAGGGTGGCCGTGCCGGactggtggtagtggtggtggtggtggtggtgtgaggAGGGCGCCGTCTgtgggggcgggagggggggcTCGGCCGGAGGCTGGGGGGCATTGTAGGGCGGCGGGGAAGTGTGAGGAACGGAGTCTGGAAGGCCTGGTCATGGAAAAGCCGAGGAGCGGAtaaggggagagagaagacagCAGAGTTCAGAAGGTTAAGAATCAACAGACAGCTGAGAGGTGGAGAAATAGCGAGGGAGAGACAGGACATCTCCCATTTTGGGGTCAGGGAAGGGGTGCACCTAGGCCACCTGCCCCCAGTCTAGTTTTGCCTCACAACTCCTCCCCAGCCTTCAGCCACACTCCCTCAGCCcgggctgccccccccccccagctgccCCTCGTCCTGCGCATGTGGCCCTGTGTCACTTTCTTGCAGTGGAGTTGCCTGCGAACCTCATGGCCTCTGTTAAGGTCCATGAAACAGTCTTGTGGGACCAGGCATGGCGGCTCCCGCCTGTAATCCTAATCTGATCAAGTCTCCGTTATTCTCCCCGTGGGTGTCTCCATGCCAGTGAACCAGTCCGTCTGTCACTCCCAGTGATGATGTCCTGATGTCCCTGCAGTACCTGGCTGGGcctcaccgcccccccccccatgttgtTGACAAGGCACAGAGGCTGACTGACCCGAAGACAGGAAAAGAAGGACGGGATGTggaaagaggaggggggagggggtaTGAATGGAGAGAGAGGGTCAAAGAAGGGGATTAGGGCAAGTGGGGGTTAGACTGGAGGTGATGGAGGCGGCTGGAGGGGAGGTTTttactggtttttattttttatttttacctgaCTTTTCCGAGGACATGTCTGCAATCGCTGGGACAGGGTCTCAGAAGCTGGAGTCAGGACCCCCTGGCTGCTGGCGCAGGAGTCTGGGTCCGGGATGGCGCAGCCGGCGGCGGCAGCGCGGCGGCGATGGTGGCGGCAGCAGCgcagagatggagagatgaaGACAGTGTCggaggggggggggcagagggagAGTGGTGAGGGGGGGAGCTTAAAGGGACCGAGGCGGGAGGGGGAGCGCTTCGGAAGTCTCccccactctgtctctctctgctctggaccacctctctcctcctctcaccCCAGCATCCAAGCCCCCAGTTTAGGCTCCCTTGGAGTTGTCATGGAAACCGGAGGCAAGACCAGGCAAGGCGGGTGGGActaagagagggaaggagggagagagaactctCCAGAGCCTCTCCCGCAAAGACTCGCTGTAGTGGTTATATTGTGGGAGGAAGCCAGCTCAGTGGATTTACCACACTTATCTCCGGACCTCGGTCCCCCGACCCTGCTCACCCAAGGGGCtctttcctcagtttccctcagAACTTCCTGCAAGCTAGCTCTAGGACAACCAGGTGTGAGAGAGAACTGTATAAGCTAGGATCTGAGGGGGTCTGAGGAGGCCCTCAGGTATAGTGGGGGCCTGCCCGCCCCACAGTTAAGGGGGAAGCTCGGAGCTGTCCTCTGAAGATGGCTGAGGAACTGGAGAGAAAGCACAGGCACCTTCTTTCTCCAGGGTTAAGAGGCCAAAGTGCTTTAGCAGAGGGGAGCAGGATGGACTTGCTTATTTTTGACAGGCAGGTTTGGAAGGGCATGCTTTGGTGGGGCTGGAGAATTCTTGGGCCGGTCAGCGTTCATGTCCATTTCTTACAGTGGCCCCTGTCCTCCCCGCCTCCTGCCCCGAGACAGACCCCCTCGGATGTCAACCCGAGGCACAGCGGTGACTTcaggtctttttattttaatttggctCCGTGGAAGGCgtggtggggaggtggggtgaGGATGGACTGTCTACAGAAggtccttcccctcaggacaAGGCCCTCCGGTGGCGTCCTGGAGAGCAGTCCCCCGGCTTGAGCCCTTCCCAGCTCTGAGAACATTTCACTCCGCAGCCTCACACCACACCGGTGCTTCCGGTTTTTCAAGCGTGGATGGATCAGGCAGAATCCCGAAAGCATCCCTCCCACACCACCTTCACCACACGCTTCTGGTTTTATTGAGACATGAGTTTAGACTGCGCGAAGACCTGAAGCATGCTCAGAAATCCTGGAAACTTATTCAACTGCTAAGGCAGAGCCTTTCGAGATACAGGCCATCCCCGGGCACCCAGGCGCTAGCAGGGGTCATGGGTAGGCCGAGCGGGTGCCAGCGCTGAAGTCTGGCTGCCGTCTGGCTCCCGAGGCAGGTTCTGTGTCGCCGCAGATTGTCGGGGTCGCCTAGGGTTGAAAGACTGGAGGAATTGCTGTGGTGAGTCCTTGCCCCGCCCAGGGGCCCACACCCATGTAAGGTGGGTCGCGAACGCGGAGATAAAAGTAGGGCCGGAGAAAGTGGGTCAGGCTGCACTTCACTCGAGAGGCCTGGAGGACTCTCGGCGTCTCCGGAGACAGGGCGTAACACGCACTTCAAAGTGAAGAGTTGTAAGGCGCTGATCCGGGGCAGGAGGGCAGGCGGGAGCGGGCGGGGGGCGCTCCGGCCGCCTTCGGCCCCGCACGCTGGCCTGCGGCAAGCCTGGTCCGGCTAGACCCGGCGAGCGGCTGCGCTGACCTCCCCTCGCACCTTCTCTTGGGACCAGAAATTCGGGCTCTGCCGAGGAGCCAGACAGCCCGGGCTGGGAAGTGGGGCGCAACGAGGAGGGGAAGTTGGACCCCTGAAGGGCCGGACGCGGCTGAGCCCCAGAAAGCCCTCTTTAGATACCCAGGACTACTTTCTCTGCGGTTGCAGCTCCCCACCCGCCTCAATGGATCGCTCCGCCTCGTTCCTCCCCAGCTCCTTGGGTGCAATGGAACGTTCCATTGCCTCCCCGGTCCGCGGCCGCGTTGCAGGGGACGCTCGCCCTGTTGCCAGGGAAAGCCCCGGACGTGACGGCTTTGCGCGACCCCGAGCAGCCCTCCCCACTCCCCTCCGTCGTTCCCACTGCGCGCTCTCCTGGTCCCGTTTCCCCTCCCACCCCGTGGACTTCAGACTGGGTACAAGTAAACAGCTGGAGGAGCGAAGCCTCCAGACCCAGGCCAGGTGGGAGTTTCCACTCTCCGTGGGGCCTGGGCTGCTGCTGTGGGGCCTTTGCAGAGCCCAGAGTTGTGCATGGCCGAGGTGATGCTTAAGGAAGATCCTGGGCCTAGGGGACCAAGTCCCGTGAGCGTCAAGTTGGGGCGGGACTTAGGGTGAGCATTGGTGTCTGGAGCATTGGTGTCTTAGGGGGTGTGTTTGTGCCGAGCGAACCCGAGTAAGTAAAAGCGGGCCGTAAGGCTCAGGGGTAGGAGCCGAGGCCGGAGGGCGGCTCGCCGTGAGCCCGTTTGCTTTCCTTCACAGCTCCTCGTTCCTTCTCAGGTGGGAGCATGCCGGGGCTGCGGAGGCACAGGCTTCCTTCCGCGTGGACTTTGCTCCTCCTGCCGTTCCTGTGGCTGCTCATGCCCGCGGCCCCCGCACCCCACCGCGGGTCCTACAAGCCGGTGATCGTGGTGCATGGGCTGTTTGACAGTTCCTACAGCTTCCGCCACCTGCTGGACTATATCAATGAGGTCTGTCAGGGGACACCGGCCTCGGGGTGTTGGAACAGCTACACTGGCTGGGGGAGGAAGCGCGGGACTGCCCCTCCAGGCCAGGACTTAAGGGGAGAGCTGGGGGGCAGGGGCTCCTTCCAGCAAGCAAGCGCAGCAAAACGCACGTGCCTCCGCCGTCCAACCCCAGTGGCTGCATTGCCCCCTTCCCACAGACGCACCCCGGGACTGTGGTGACAGTGCTTGATCTCTTCGATGGCAGAGAGAGCTTGCGGCCGCTGTGGGAGCAGGTGCAGGGCTTCCGAGAGGCTGTGGTCCCCATCATGGAAAAGGCCCCCGAAGGGGTGCACCTCCTGTGCTACTCCCAGGGTAGGCAACACCCTCCTAACCCCCAAACCCTGTCCGCTGCAAAGACGCTTGCGTTGCTCTGCTCAGAGCCCTAGCGAATGAGCGCTGGTGTTTGATCCTACCCGCTCTTGTCTTCATCCTGCGGGGCCTGGACGGGAGGGAGGCGTCCTTCCGTCCTCGTTGCCCATGGTTCTCTTGGATTTGGGGATTTAGAGAACAGCTAAGAGCATATCCCTTTGGTCAGAGGCCTAGAGGCTCTTAGCATGCTTCTATCACATGATATGTGACCTGTTGGCACAGAGTGTGTCTGAGGCCTTGGATTCCAGTCTTTTACGTTCACTTTTCTGAGAGACAGGGACAAGGGTCACTCCAGTGCCTGtcctctccccccctctctctctctctctgttttccaagacagagtttctctgtgtagccttggctgtcccgcaCCCTCTTTGTAGACCCGCCTGGCCTGgagactcacagagctctgcctgcctctgcccgcAGGGGGCCTGGTGTGCCGAGCCTTGTTGTCTGTCATGGACGACCACAACGTGGattctttcatctctctctcctccccgcaGATGGGGCAGTATGGAGGTGAGTGGGCGCCGTGGGTTCCGTGGAAGGCAGGCTGCCCGGGGCTTGGGGGCTGAGGCCGCCTTGGCACgccttttcttttcagacacaGACTATTTGAAGTGGCTCTTCCCTACGTCCATGCGGTCTAACCTTTATCGGGTCTGCTACAGCCCTTGGGGCCAGGAATTTTCCATCTGCAACTACTGGCACGgtgagttgggggggggggggccgcCGATCCCACCTCTGCCATAACCAAAGTAACAGCTTCCATCTACGGAACACTTCTCAGACGTCCAGGACGTGGCGCGCACCAGGACGTGGCGCGCACGCCACCCGGTTGCCTCAGAGAGTGTAGTCTCATGCAGAAATTTCTGTAGAAATAATTAATTATCATTATTGTTCGTCTCTCTCCTGCGCCTGCTTGCTTGCATAAGcacgtatgtggaggtcagaggacaactttcaggagtccgTTGTCTCCGCCATAGTGGGTCATAGGccgtgtgagtgagtgagtgacccATGTCCGGATAAAGCATTATTTACGGAAGCAGGTAACAGGCTGGATTTGGTCCGTTAGGGTCCAACCTCTGCTACAGTGCAGGTGACAGTGGAAGCCGGGGCCGGATTAGGGGTTGAAGCTGCTGAGTGATCTTGGGTACCTTTCTTGGCTCTCTGAGACTCAGTCTCCTTCTCCAGAGTAATACAGCATATACCTTGTGAAGGGGTTGGAATGATTCCAGCAGTGAGAGTAACTGTTAGTCACTGACTCCTACAGGGAAGCAGATAGAGTGCCTCCTGGGGTCACGGATGGTGCGTGAATTTTACCCCAGTGCTttggtttgaagccagcctgtgttATAGAGGAGTCCCACGGCAGGCAGGACTAAacagaccgtgtctcaaaaatcaaacagaGCAAATCGACAAACTCCACAAGTGTGTCCCAGCGTGTGGCAGTTATTCTCCTGTTGTGTGGTTGGATGGCTAGCTTTTAGATTTGTGTGTGCATTCTATGTACACGCGTGTCTGCATGtccacctgcacaccagaagagggcggcAGACAGTTGGGACGTGGgcgctgggacctgaactcacgaccttcagaagagcagtgaTTGCCCTCTTtaagatttacttgtttttacatacatacatgagtgctctgtctgcatgtgcactgCGGGTCAGAAGTCATCAGATCCCAGCGtagacagatggttgtgagccaccatgtgggtgctggggattgaattctgGGATTGCGGACAGAGCTCTTGACCACAgagcgtctctccagccccagtcttTACTCTTCCTGTTGTCTCTTGACTGACCATGCTGCCTCTGGTCTGCCCCCCCCCGTGtgtttccccctttcttttaatttttaatgagtGTCTTATCtgcatatatgtgcaccacatacattccagtttcctgtggaggccagaaaagggcattggatcccctggactgGAGTTAGTTGTGagccagtgtgggtgctgagaattgaaccagagtcctggaagagcagctgatgCTCTTCACGACTgggccagccctccagccccctggaactctgtatgtagccaaggatgactttgaacttctgatccttgtGTCGTAACATCctgactgctaggattacaggtgtgtgtcacctgtGCCCAGTTCACTGGGGCCTGGGGTCAAAAGCAGGGCATGCTAGGCAGTGACTCCCAGCTGAGCTACGTCCCCAGCCCCTGGCTGTCTTCCTAACTGCTGTTTGCCTCAGATCCTCACCATGATGACTTGTACCTCAACGCCAGCAGCTTTCTGGCCCTCATCAACAGGGAGAGAGACCACCCCAATGCCACTGGTaagatccccacccccacctgtgTCCCCTCGCCTGCTTCTAGCTAAACCTGGCCTGATCCCTGTGGCTGACTCCGTGTCTTCCCGTCTCTACAGCGTGGCGGAAGAACTTCCTTCGAGTGGGCCATGTGGTGCTGATTGGGGGTCCTGATGATGGAGTGATCACTCCCTGGCAGTCTAGGTAAGAGGGATTACAAAGGCTGAAGCCCGGCCGTCCAGCCCCCACCAGTCTTACCTCCCAAGCCTGGCCTGTAGTGCCCCTACAGCAGACTTTTTAGAGAAGGAGGCCCGGTGTGCGGCCCAGGATTGGCTGCCGAGCCaatgcctttgtctcccaagggACAGGCATTATTAGCACATCcatgtctccctcttctttttggCAAGGCTGGGA encodes the following:
- the Prrt1 gene encoding LOW QUALITY PROTEIN: proline-rich transmembrane protein 1 (The sequence of the model RefSeq protein was modified relative to this genomic sequence to represent the inferred CDS: deleted 1 base in 1 codon), producing MSSEKSGLPDSVPHTSPPPYNAPQPPAEPPLPPPQTAPSSHHHHHHHYHQSGTATLPRLGAGGLASAAASAQRGASSSATLPRPPHHAPPGPAAGGPPPGCATLPRMPPDPYLQETRFEGPLPPPPPAAAAPPPPAPAPTAQAPGFVVPTHAGAVGTLPLGGYVAPGYPLQLQPCTAYVPVYPVGTPYAGGTPGGPGVTSPLPPPPQGPGLALLEPRRPPHDYMPIAVLTTICCFWPTGIIAIFKAVQVRTALARGDMVSAEIASREARNFSFISLAVGIAAMVLCTILTVVIIIAAQHHENYWDP
- the Ppt2 gene encoding lysosomal thioesterase PPT2 isoform X1; its protein translation is MRGGSMPGLRRHRLPSAWTLLLLPFLWLLMPAAPAPHRGSYKPVIVVHGLFDSSYSFRHLLDYINETHPGTVVTVLDLFDGRESLRPLWEQVQGFREAVVPIMEKAPEGVHLLCYSQGGLVCRALLSVMDDHNVDSFISLSSPQMGQYGDTDYLKWLFPTSMRSNLYRVCYSPWGQEFSICNYWHDPHHDDLYLNASSFLALINRERDHPNATAWRKNFLRVGHVVLIGGPDDGVITPWQSSFFGFYDANETVLEMEKQPVYLRDSFGLKTLLARGAIVRCQMAGISHTAWHSNRTLYDTCIEPWLS
- the Ppt2 gene encoding lysosomal thioesterase PPT2 isoform X2; its protein translation is MPGLRRHRLPSAWTLLLLPFLWLLMPAAPAPHRGSYKPVIVVHGLFDSSYSFRHLLDYINETHPGTVVTVLDLFDGRESLRPLWEQVQGFREAVVPIMEKAPEGVHLLCYSQGGLVCRALLSVMDDHNVDSFISLSSPQMGQYGDTDYLKWLFPTSMRSNLYRVCYSPWGQEFSICNYWHDPHHDDLYLNASSFLALINRERDHPNATAWRKNFLRVGHVVLIGGPDDGVITPWQSSFFGFYDANETVLEMEKQPVYLRDSFGLKTLLARGAIVRCQMAGISHTAWHSNRTLYDTCIEPWLS